The following proteins are co-located in the Spirosoma montaniterrae genome:
- a CDS encoding porin family protein: MFTVSVSAASAQQRFSAGPRLGLNLSNYWGNSDGMSMKPGLAAGVGLMYSSLNHFGLGVDVLYSQRGARYRGNNLEFTQRVNYLEIPVVAKYFLTLNGNFRPNVYIGPSLGVRLNAKRVNGEYLQGSGPVINGDNNNDFNSLDLGATGGFQLNWRGAGERQRFLIDARYTLGLSEVQAGLPNLWGRRNSLQNSTITLTLGYSFGVGPEYRSRYRR, encoded by the coding sequence TTGTTCACAGTCTCAGTATCAGCCGCTTCGGCACAGCAACGCTTCAGCGCGGGGCCACGTTTGGGCCTGAATTTGTCTAACTACTGGGGTAACTCCGATGGCATGAGCATGAAACCCGGTCTGGCTGCTGGTGTTGGCTTAATGTATAGTTCGCTAAATCATTTTGGTCTCGGAGTCGATGTGCTGTACTCGCAGCGGGGAGCGCGTTATCGGGGTAATAATCTGGAATTTACGCAGCGCGTCAATTACCTCGAAATTCCAGTGGTAGCGAAATATTTCCTGACGCTCAACGGCAATTTCCGGCCTAACGTATACATTGGCCCCTCGCTCGGCGTCCGGCTCAATGCCAAACGCGTCAACGGCGAATACCTGCAAGGCTCCGGCCCGGTTATCAACGGCGATAACAACAATGATTTCAACAGCTTGGACCTCGGTGCTACGGGCGGTTTCCAACTCAACTGGCGCGGTGCAGGTGAGCGGCAGCGGTTTCTGATCGATGCCCGCTATACGCTCGGTCTGAGCGAAGTGCAGGCGGGTTTGCCTAACCTATGGGGTCGGCGCAACTCGCTGCAAAACTCAACCATCACGCTCACGCTGGGCTACAGTTTCGGTGTTGGTCCTGAATACCGCAGCCGCTATCGGCGGTAG
- a CDS encoding glycoside hydrolase family 3 N-terminal domain-containing protein — protein sequence MTTRRSLPILLLFVLLATRAFSQAVTPQFLQLTEAKNRWADSVFTSLTPDERIAQLIMVAAYSNRKPVYEDSLVTLVRTNKLGGVVFFQGGPIRQAKLTNRLQALSAVPLLVAMDAEWGIAMRLDSTVRYPYQMTLGAMPTGSDSLIYQMGANLARQSRRLGMHVNFAPSVDVNNNPNNPVINFRSFGEDKYAVARKALAYLRGMQDNLLLTSIKHFPGHGDTGTDSHYDLPLIAKSRAQLDSLELYPFRQLINAGAAGVMVAHLNIPALDTTRNRPSTLSPNIVTNLLKNELGFQGLVFSDAMNMKGVTKYFPSGQADRMGIEAGMDVLEFTEDIPAALAQIKQAVVDGRISQESIDERCRKVLRAKAWVGLDQYKPVVLDNLVRDLNPVQDELLNRRMAEASLTVLKNEANLLPLQRLDTLRIASVSVESESITAFQKMAANYTQVDHFNISSKTPDSTLAQVHESLKNYNLLLVDVHLNNIRPGARYGLQAKTAGLVSELVATGKAVVTVFGNAYVLDKLTFPADTAQLNYSIERARAIVLPYQLTNYTEELSAQLIFGAIGAQGKLPVTVNQRFRTGDGIMLQPIGRMKYTIPEEVGIDGQFLTRQVDSLVNVGLSQRAFPGCVVQMAKDGKVIFRKAYGTHVYDASLGVEPKPVQPDDLFDMASVTKVSTSTPALMRLVDEGKFNLDGTMDDYLPFLKKSNKANLRWRDVLTHQAGLKAWIPFWRDALTGEAGQPGVTWKPRTFRAKRSKRYSIEVTDSLFLNRKYVKTIYKAIKESPVSDKKEYVYSDLSFILYPQVVKNLTGEEFEGYLKTNFYGPLGAATLTYNPRRFYSLSRIVPTEYDSLFRKTLIWGRVHDEGAAMLNGLSGHAGLFGTANDLMKLVEMYRQRGQYAGQRFISEKTIGEFTRYQFRELGNRRGLGFEKPSFTYSGNAPRSATPASFGHSGFTGTFTWVDPDPAYNLTYVFLSNRVYPTRNNNRISQLNTRTNVGEALYQAIKRGIQ from the coding sequence ATGACCACCCGCCGGTCTCTGCCGATTCTATTACTCTTTGTTTTACTTGCCACACGCGCATTCTCGCAGGCTGTTACGCCCCAATTCCTGCAACTGACCGAAGCCAAAAACCGCTGGGCCGACTCGGTCTTTACCAGCCTCACGCCCGACGAGCGCATTGCCCAGCTCATCATGGTGGCGGCCTACAGTAACCGCAAACCGGTTTACGAAGATTCGCTCGTTACGCTTGTCAGGACAAACAAACTGGGCGGAGTGGTGTTTTTTCAGGGTGGCCCTATCCGGCAGGCTAAACTGACCAATCGGCTGCAAGCCCTTTCGGCAGTGCCACTGCTCGTGGCAATGGATGCCGAATGGGGCATTGCCATGCGGCTCGACAGCACCGTGCGCTACCCCTACCAGATGACGCTCGGTGCCATGCCCACAGGTAGCGATTCGCTCATCTACCAGATGGGGGCCAACCTCGCCCGGCAGTCGCGTCGGCTCGGTATGCATGTCAATTTTGCGCCCTCCGTCGATGTCAACAATAACCCCAACAACCCGGTTATCAACTTCCGCTCGTTTGGCGAAGATAAGTACGCGGTGGCCCGTAAAGCCCTGGCTTATCTGCGTGGTATGCAGGACAACCTGCTGTTAACCAGCATCAAACATTTTCCCGGACACGGCGATACGGGCACCGATTCGCACTACGACCTGCCGCTGATTGCCAAAAGCCGCGCCCAACTCGACTCGCTCGAACTGTATCCGTTTCGACAGCTTATCAATGCCGGGGCGGCAGGCGTTATGGTAGCCCACCTGAACATTCCAGCCCTCGACACCACCCGCAACCGCCCCTCTACCCTATCGCCCAATATCGTTACCAACTTACTGAAAAACGAACTCGGCTTTCAGGGGCTTGTCTTCTCCGACGCCATGAACATGAAAGGCGTGACAAAGTATTTCCCGTCGGGGCAGGCCGACCGGATGGGCATTGAAGCGGGTATGGACGTACTCGAATTTACCGAAGACATTCCGGCAGCACTGGCGCAAATCAAACAGGCTGTTGTGGATGGGCGCATCTCGCAGGAGTCGATTGATGAACGCTGCCGGAAGGTGCTGCGGGCTAAAGCATGGGTTGGGCTGGATCAGTACAAACCCGTTGTGCTCGACAATTTAGTGCGCGATCTGAATCCGGTGCAGGACGAACTGCTGAATCGCCGAATGGCCGAAGCAAGCCTGACCGTACTCAAAAACGAAGCCAATCTGCTACCCCTGCAACGGCTCGACACACTACGGATTGCGTCGGTATCCGTTGAAAGCGAGAGCATTACGGCTTTTCAGAAAATGGCCGCCAACTACACGCAGGTCGATCATTTTAATATCAGTTCCAAAACGCCCGACTCTACGCTGGCGCAGGTGCACGAATCGCTCAAAAATTATAATCTGCTGCTGGTCGACGTACACCTGAACAACATCAGGCCGGGTGCCCGCTACGGATTGCAAGCCAAAACCGCTGGTTTGGTGAGTGAACTGGTGGCGACAGGCAAAGCCGTTGTGACGGTATTTGGCAATGCTTACGTACTGGACAAACTCACCTTCCCCGCCGACACGGCCCAGCTAAACTACAGCATCGAACGGGCGCGGGCCATTGTGCTGCCCTATCAGTTAACCAACTACACCGAAGAGCTATCGGCCCAGTTGATTTTCGGAGCCATTGGCGCACAGGGCAAACTGCCCGTTACGGTAAATCAGCGGTTTCGGACGGGCGACGGTATTATGCTGCAACCCATCGGACGGATGAAATACACTATCCCCGAAGAAGTGGGCATCGACGGGCAGTTCCTGACCCGGCAGGTCGATTCGTTAGTGAATGTAGGGCTTAGTCAGCGGGCGTTTCCGGGCTGTGTGGTGCAGATGGCGAAGGACGGTAAAGTGATTTTCCGTAAAGCCTACGGCACACATGTCTATGATGCGTCGTTAGGTGTTGAACCAAAACCCGTACAACCCGACGACCTGTTCGACATGGCCTCGGTCACGAAAGTCAGCACCTCCACGCCCGCGCTGATGCGGTTGGTCGACGAAGGCAAGTTCAACCTCGACGGCACCATGGACGATTACCTGCCGTTCCTGAAAAAATCGAACAAAGCCAACCTCCGCTGGCGCGACGTGCTGACGCATCAGGCCGGCCTGAAAGCCTGGATTCCGTTCTGGCGCGACGCGCTCACGGGCGAAGCCGGGCAACCGGGCGTAACCTGGAAGCCCCGAACCTTCCGCGCCAAACGCTCGAAACGCTATTCGATAGAAGTGACCGACAGCCTCTTCCTGAACCGGAAATACGTAAAAACCATCTACAAAGCCATCAAGGAATCGCCCGTTAGTGATAAGAAGGAGTACGTTTATTCCGACCTGTCGTTTATTTTGTATCCGCAGGTCGTGAAAAACCTGACAGGCGAGGAGTTTGAAGGTTATCTGAAAACCAACTTTTACGGTCCGCTCGGTGCTGCTACGCTCACCTACAACCCGCGTCGGTTTTACAGCCTGAGTCGGATTGTGCCAACTGAATATGATTCGCTGTTCCGCAAAACGCTCATTTGGGGTCGTGTTCATGACGAAGGCGCGGCCATGCTAAACGGACTGTCGGGACACGCCGGGCTGTTCGGCACAGCCAACGATCTGATGAAATTGGTGGAGATGTACCGGCAGCGCGGGCAGTATGCCGGGCAGCGGTTTATTTCCGAAAAAACCATCGGCGAGTTTACGCGCTACCAGTTCAGGGAGTTGGGCAACCGGCGCGGGCTGGGCTTTGAGAAGCCATCGTTCACCTACAGCGGCAACGCGCCACGGTCGGCAACACCCGCCAGTTTCGGGCATTCGGGCTTTACGGGCACGTTCACGTGGGTCGATCCTGATCCGGCATATAACCTGACGTATGTCTTTCTAAGCAATCGCGTCTACCCCACCCGAAACAACAACCGCATCAGTCAGTTAAATACACGAACCAATGTAGGTGAAGCTCTGTATCAGGCTATTAAGCGCGGTATTCAATGA
- a CDS encoding DinB family protein: MKNYLLHLLDYELWANQRVIMALETLDNPPARAVAVMGHILAAQQVWFGRVLHETTFVSIWEDTPVSWMEETAQRQHRRITSYVTSLPETNLLEPIDYMSSKGEPYKSTLLDILTHMSHHAAYHRGQVVQLIRPMLPEAPVTDFIVWTRDV, translated from the coding sequence ATGAAAAACTACCTTCTGCATTTGCTCGATTACGAACTGTGGGCCAATCAGCGCGTGATTATGGCCTTGGAAACGCTCGATAATCCTCCGGCGCGGGCCGTGGCCGTGATGGGTCATATTCTGGCGGCTCAACAGGTTTGGTTCGGGCGGGTGCTGCATGAAACCACGTTCGTGTCGATTTGGGAAGATACACCCGTGAGCTGGATGGAAGAAACCGCCCAACGGCAGCACCGCCGAATTACCAGCTACGTGACGAGCCTACCGGAAACTAATCTGCTCGAACCCATCGATTACATGAGTTCCAAAGGCGAACCGTATAAAAGTACGTTGCTCGATATTCTGACGCACATGAGCCACCACGCGGCTTATCACCGGGGGCAGGTGGTGCAACTCATCCGGCCTATGCTGCCCGAAGCTCCCGTTACCGACTTTATTGTTTGGACGCGGGACGTTTGA
- a CDS encoding copper resistance protein NlpE, producing MKTLIITLCTAVLLWNCQSKTETKEQTAVVERDTLVDGSTSRTALDYAGTYKGTLPCADCEGIETEVQLTENGEFVKKTKYLGKGDGKVSESKGKFEWKPDGNTITLTGVDMPNQYAVGENTLTHLDMEGKKITGENADKYVLRK from the coding sequence ATGAAAACGCTTATTATCACCCTCTGTACTGCGGTTCTGCTCTGGAACTGCCAGTCGAAAACCGAGACAAAAGAACAGACTGCTGTTGTTGAGCGGGATACGCTCGTTGATGGCAGCACTTCACGCACCGCTCTCGATTATGCGGGTACGTATAAAGGTACGCTTCCCTGCGCCGATTGCGAAGGCATTGAAACCGAAGTGCAGCTAACCGAAAACGGGGAGTTTGTAAAAAAAACCAAATACCTCGGCAAAGGCGATGGCAAGGTTTCTGAAAGCAAAGGAAAATTTGAGTGGAAGCCTGACGGAAACACCATTACGTTAACCGGTGTTGACATGCCAAACCAGTACGCCGTTGGCGAGAACACGCTGACGCATTTAGATATGGAAGGCAAAAAAATTACGGGCGAAAACGCCGACAAATACGTACTGCGGAAATAA
- a CDS encoding sensor histidine kinase, with product MDRFALGIGWRIAGIVVLTGAMVLLYMRSVNLLWLLPLLIVHSSLSVNLYQYVTGLNRKLTRFLESVRYADFAVAFRSDSNLGPSFQNLNEQFNEVLDAFRQARAEKEANLHYVNTIVQHVSVGLLTFDGAGQVELVNQSALRLLGIYRLRTLSDLANTHPDLAQLLRASSGRATPVSYQTGTNGELSVRCVAVRLRGRLVTVASLQNIRTELQQRELEAWQNLTKVLRHEIMNSITPIVSLAGTMRDIVETDLVPLSKQSEALPQQAGEAVADLRDALQTIEQRGEGVMRFVDAYRHFTTIPQPVFADVSAEHLLQRVVQLVQPDLQKARVSLQTMSPNLTIRADAGQIEMVVLNLLKNAVESLENTPDPGIRLSAVLHGAQVVIEVSDNGPGIEPEALEQIFIPFYTTKKTGSGIGLSLSRQIMQLHGGQLTAESTPGKGSTFRLIF from the coding sequence ATGGACCGCTTTGCCCTCGGCATTGGCTGGCGCATTGCCGGTATCGTTGTGCTGACCGGCGCGATGGTGCTGCTCTATATGCGTTCGGTTAACCTGTTGTGGCTCTTGCCATTACTCATTGTTCATAGCTCGTTATCCGTTAACCTCTACCAATACGTAACCGGCCTGAATCGTAAGCTAACCCGCTTTCTGGAGTCGGTGCGCTACGCTGATTTTGCCGTGGCGTTTCGCTCCGATAGTAATCTTGGCCCTTCGTTTCAGAATCTGAACGAGCAGTTCAATGAAGTTCTCGATGCGTTTCGGCAGGCGCGGGCCGAGAAAGAAGCCAATCTGCATTACGTCAACACGATTGTACAGCATGTCAGCGTTGGCTTGCTGACGTTCGACGGTGCCGGGCAGGTCGAATTAGTCAATCAGTCGGCTCTGCGGCTGTTAGGCATCTACCGGCTTCGCACGCTAAGCGATCTTGCCAATACGCATCCCGATCTGGCGCAGTTGCTGCGGGCTTCGTCGGGCCGGGCCACGCCCGTATCATATCAGACCGGCACAAACGGCGAACTGTCGGTGCGGTGTGTGGCGGTGCGGTTACGCGGGCGGCTCGTTACGGTGGCATCGCTGCAAAATATCCGTACCGAACTGCAACAGCGCGAACTCGAAGCCTGGCAGAACCTGACCAAAGTGCTGCGCCACGAGATCATGAACTCCATTACGCCCATCGTGTCATTGGCAGGCACCATGCGCGACATTGTAGAAACCGATCTGGTGCCGTTATCGAAACAATCCGAGGCTTTGCCCCAACAGGCTGGTGAGGCCGTGGCCGATCTGCGCGACGCGCTCCAAACTATTGAACAGCGGGGCGAAGGCGTGATGCGATTTGTAGACGCTTACCGACACTTTACGACTATTCCGCAACCCGTTTTCGCCGACGTTTCGGCAGAGCATTTATTACAGCGCGTCGTGCAGTTGGTTCAGCCCGATTTGCAAAAAGCCCGCGTCAGTCTACAAACCATGTCGCCCAATCTGACTATCCGGGCCGATGCCGGGCAGATTGAAATGGTGGTGCTGAATCTGTTGAAGAATGCCGTTGAAAGCCTCGAAAACACGCCCGACCCCGGCATTCGACTCAGTGCAGTTCTACACGGAGCGCAAGTGGTAATTGAGGTATCAGACAATGGGCCTGGCATCGAACCCGAAGCGTTGGAGCAGATTTTTATCCCGTTTTATACCACTAAAAAGACAGGCTCAGGCATCGGCCTAAGCCTGTCGCGGCAGATTATGCAGCTTCACGGGGGCCAACTCACCGCCGAGTCGACGCCGGGTAAAGGCAGCACATTTCGGCTGATTTTCTGA
- a CDS encoding acyl-ACP desaturase, with product MRFVGEQINTSLAEFLKPIETNWQPADLLPDSTQENFLDEVRQLREAARELTYDYVAVLIGDTITEEALPTYESWLMDMEGVNQGEADGWSRWIRGWTAEENRHGDLLNKFLYLSGRVNMRAMEVSTQYLIADGFDIGTGRDPYRNFVYTSFQELATNVSHRRTATLAKQMGCTQLSKICGVIASDEMRHAKAYKAFVKQIFDVDPSEMMLAFEDMMRKKIVMPAHFLRETGVKMGQTFSHFSDAAQRLGVYTTHDYIDIADSLIQEWNIAAVTDLNDKAQRARDYLMALPDRLRRVADRTRIPTLEYQFSWID from the coding sequence ATGCGCTTTGTGGGCGAACAAATAAATACATCGCTGGCCGAGTTTCTGAAACCTATCGAAACCAACTGGCAACCGGCTGATTTGCTGCCCGATTCCACGCAGGAGAATTTCCTGGACGAGGTTCGGCAACTGCGCGAAGCCGCCCGCGAACTGACCTACGACTATGTGGCCGTGCTTATCGGCGATACCATTACCGAAGAGGCCCTGCCTACCTACGAATCGTGGCTGATGGACATGGAAGGCGTTAATCAGGGCGAGGCCGATGGCTGGAGCCGCTGGATTCGCGGCTGGACCGCCGAAGAAAACCGCCACGGCGATTTACTCAACAAGTTTTTGTACTTATCAGGCCGGGTGAACATGCGGGCGATGGAAGTGTCGACGCAGTACCTCATTGCCGACGGCTTCGACATCGGCACGGGCCGCGATCCCTACCGTAATTTTGTCTATACGTCGTTTCAGGAGTTGGCTACCAACGTCTCGCACCGCCGAACGGCTACGCTTGCCAAGCAAATGGGCTGCACACAACTGTCGAAAATTTGTGGCGTTATCGCGTCCGACGAAATGCGTCATGCCAAAGCGTATAAGGCATTCGTAAAGCAGATTTTTGACGTCGACCCGTCGGAGATGATGCTGGCATTCGAAGACATGATGCGGAAGAAGATTGTGATGCCTGCTCATTTTCTGCGCGAAACGGGCGTAAAAATGGGACAGACGTTCAGCCATTTTTCCGACGCGGCTCAGCGGCTCGGCGTCTATACCACCCACGATTACATCGATATTGCCGACTCGCTCATTCAGGAGTGGAACATTGCCGCCGTTACCGACCTGAACGACAAGGCCCAACGCGCCCGCGACTACCTGATGGCTCTGCCCGACCGCCTGCGCCGGGTAGCCGACCGCACGCGCATTCCCACGCTGGAATACCAGTTTAGCTGGATCGACTAA
- a CDS encoding lysophospholipid acyltransferase family protein, whose protein sequence is MKRLLDYILSSVYILYFWFLLGFFHVLQVVSFHLFGRPVQKKMADLMNASIAYGWLLTGSRFTFHNVQHLPTNRPLIFVANHQSMFDISPIAWFLRRHTPIFVSKIELAHGLPSVSYNLRKSQAALIDRNNPKQAISEIGRLGKHIQEHNYSAVIFPEGTRSALGPMRPFAAAGVAVLLKRAPSALVVPIAISGTGRFNPKGMFPLRSFSRMAWTVLPGIEPAGQTPEAVVQQAQEAIAIASGK, encoded by the coding sequence ATGAAACGCCTGCTCGACTACATACTTAGTTCTGTCTATATTCTGTATTTCTGGTTTCTGCTGGGCTTTTTTCACGTATTGCAGGTCGTTAGTTTTCACCTGTTTGGTCGCCCGGTTCAGAAAAAAATGGCCGACCTTATGAACGCCAGCATTGCTTACGGCTGGCTGCTGACGGGTAGCCGATTTACGTTTCATAACGTGCAGCACCTGCCCACCAACCGACCACTGATTTTCGTAGCCAACCACCAGAGCATGTTCGACATTTCGCCAATTGCGTGGTTTCTGCGTCGGCATACGCCCATCTTCGTTTCTAAAATCGAACTGGCTCACGGCCTGCCAAGCGTGTCGTATAACTTGCGAAAAAGTCAGGCCGCGCTTATCGACCGCAACAACCCCAAACAGGCCATTTCCGAAATTGGGCGGCTCGGCAAGCACATTCAGGAACACAATTACTCGGCGGTGATTTTCCCCGAAGGAACCCGCTCGGCATTGGGGCCGATGCGCCCGTTTGCGGCTGCTGGCGTGGCCGTTCTGCTCAAACGCGCTCCGTCGGCACTGGTAGTACCCATTGCTATTTCGGGTACGGGGCGGTTTAATCCCAAAGGCATGTTTCCGCTGCGGTCGTTCTCGCGTATGGCCTGGACCGTGCTGCCCGGCATCGAACCGGCGGGCCAAACGCCTGAAGCCGTTGTGCAACAGGCGCAGGAAGCCATTGCCATAGCATCAGGCAAGTGA
- a CDS encoding type II toxin-antitoxin system RelE/ParE family toxin, whose protein sequence is MTVNNWELLYSDNFLEELAAIQQYVSQFSSVRARKLTSGIMSFTVNKIPLNPHAYVEYTIMKTPDAIYRRALYKHDYAIVYKIQMDSLLFLDVYHTSRNKDV, encoded by the coding sequence ATGACTGTCAATAACTGGGAGTTACTTTATTCCGACAATTTTCTTGAGGAATTAGCCGCCATTCAACAATACGTTAGCCAATTTTCCAGTGTTCGCGCCCGTAAACTTACAAGTGGTATAATGAGTTTTACCGTCAATAAGATACCACTAAATCCACATGCTTATGTCGAGTACACAATCATGAAAACACCAGACGCTATCTACCGACGCGCTTTGTATAAACATGATTATGCAATTGTCTACAAAATTCAGATGGATTCGCTTCTCTTTCTGGACGTATATCATACCAGCCGAAATAAAGATGTTTGA
- a CDS encoding sigma-54-dependent transcriptional regulator, whose product MQDAKLLIVDDDPDVLLAARLLLKRHAGSVDIEKNPEKLPFLLNNNRYDAIVLDMNFERDVSSGREGFAWLERILDIDPQARVVLFTAYGDVEMAVRAMKAGAADFVLKPWQNDKFVETVRGAVVGRTRLDETGTTKRGNSSQSANHSITLSLIGSAMRPILDTVARVAPTDANVLILGENGTGKDLVARAIHEQSNRRDKPFVSVDVGALTESLFESELFGHVKGAFTDARDDRAGRFEEANGGTIFLDEIGNLTLAQQARLLTVLQQRQVTRVGSNKARTIDVRLICATNADLAERVATLRFRQDLLYRINTIELALPPLRQRPDDLKPLAEHFLKKYAKQYNRPVTGLSPALLTEMKQYNWPGNVRELQHAVERAVILAAGTVLEPGDFVFRKTDSPTNGTSPVQQTMQLEDMERVAIQQAMQKHKGSITDVARELGLSRQALYRRLEKYGL is encoded by the coding sequence ATGCAAGATGCAAAACTCCTCATCGTTGACGACGACCCCGACGTGCTGCTGGCCGCCCGGCTGCTTTTGAAACGACACGCCGGTTCGGTCGACATTGAAAAGAACCCCGAAAAACTACCATTTCTGCTCAATAATAACCGCTACGACGCCATTGTACTCGACATGAACTTCGAGCGTGACGTAAGCAGTGGGCGCGAAGGATTTGCCTGGCTCGAACGTATTCTCGACATCGATCCGCAGGCCCGCGTGGTGCTGTTTACGGCTTATGGCGACGTGGAAATGGCCGTTCGGGCTATGAAAGCCGGTGCTGCCGATTTCGTGCTGAAACCCTGGCAGAACGACAAGTTTGTGGAAACCGTCCGGGGAGCCGTAGTCGGTCGAACCAGATTAGATGAAACAGGAACAACGAAGCGGGGGAATAGCAGTCAATCAGCCAATCATTCTATCACTCTTTCGCTCATTGGTTCGGCCATGCGCCCCATTCTCGACACGGTGGCGCGGGTGGCACCTACCGACGCTAACGTGCTGATTCTGGGCGAAAACGGCACGGGAAAAGACCTCGTGGCGCGAGCTATTCATGAACAGTCGAACCGGCGCGATAAACCGTTTGTGTCGGTCGACGTGGGTGCGCTGACCGAAAGTTTGTTTGAAAGCGAGTTATTCGGTCATGTAAAGGGAGCTTTTACCGACGCCCGCGACGACCGCGCCGGGCGGTTTGAAGAAGCCAATGGCGGCACTATTTTTTTAGACGAAATCGGCAACCTGACACTGGCACAACAGGCCCGGCTGCTCACGGTGCTACAACAACGGCAGGTGACGCGTGTAGGCAGCAACAAAGCCCGAACTATCGACGTGCGGTTGATTTGCGCCACCAATGCCGACCTGGCCGAGCGGGTTGCTACGCTTCGATTTCGGCAGGATTTGCTGTATCGGATCAACACCATCGAACTGGCTCTGCCGCCCCTGCGCCAACGCCCCGACGACCTGAAACCGCTGGCCGAACATTTTCTGAAAAAATACGCTAAGCAATACAACCGGCCTGTAACTGGCCTGAGTCCGGCCCTGCTGACCGAGATGAAACAATACAACTGGCCGGGCAACGTCCGCGAGTTGCAGCACGCCGTTGAACGGGCCGTTATTCTGGCCGCAGGCACAGTACTCGAACCGGGAGATTTTGTGTTTCGCAAAACCGACAGCCCGACCAATGGTACGTCGCCGGTTCAGCAAACGATGCAGTTGGAAGACATGGAACGCGTTGCCATTCAGCAGGCTATGCAAAAACACAAAGGCAGCATTACCGACGTAGCGCGGGAGTTGGGCCTATCCCGGCAGGCGTTGTATCGGCGGCTGGAAAAGTATGGGTTGTAG